The following proteins come from a genomic window of Eubalaena glacialis isolate mEubGla1 chromosome X, mEubGla1.1.hap2.+ XY, whole genome shotgun sequence:
- the KDM5C gene encoding lysine-specific demethylase 5C isoform X5, protein MEPGSDDFLPPPECPVFEPSWAEFRDPLGYIAKIRPIAEKSGICKIRPPADWQPPFAVEVDNFRFTPRIQRLNELEAQTRVKLNYLDQIAKFWEIQGSSLKIPNVERRILDLYSLSKIVVEEGGYEAICKDRRWARVAQRLNYPPGKNIGSLLRSHYERIVYPYEMYQSGANLVCNTRPFDNEEKDKEYKPHSIPLRQSVQPSKFNSYGRRAKRLQPDPEPTEEDIEKNPELKKLQIYGAGPKMMGLGLMAKDKTLRKKDKEGPECPPTIVVKEESGGDVKVESPSPKTFLESKEELSHSPEPCTKMTMRLRRNHSNAQFIESYVCRMCSRGDEDDKLLLCDGCDDNYHIFCLLPPLPEIPKGVWRCPKCVMAECKRPPEAFGFEQATREYTLQSFGEMADSFKADYFNMPVHMVPTELVEKEFWRLVNSIEEDVTVEYGADIHSKEFGSGFPVSDSKRHLTPEEEEYATSGWNLNVMPVLEQSVLCHINADISGMKVPWLYVGMVFSAFCWHIEDHWSYSINYLHWGEPKTWYGVPSLAAEHLEEVMKKLTPELFDSQPDLLHQLVTLMNPNTLMSHGVPVVRTNQCAGEFVITFPRAYHSGFNQGYNFAEAVNFCTADWLPAGRQCIEHYRRLRRYCVFSHEELICKMAACPEKLDLNLAAAVHKEMFIMVQEERRLRKALLEKGITEAEREAFELLPDDERQCIKCKTTCFLSALACYDCPDGLVCLSHINDLCKCSSSRQYLRYRYTLDELPAMLHKLKVRAESFDTWANKVRVALEVEDGRKRSLEELRALESEARERRFPNSELLQRLKNCLSEAEACVSRALGLVSGQEAGPYRVAGLQMTLAELRAFLDQMNNLPCAMHQIGDVKGILEQVEAYQVEAREALASLPSSPGLLQSLLERGRQLGVEVPEAQQLQRQVEQARWLDEMKRTLAPSARRGTLAVMRGLLVAGASVAPSPAVDKARAELQELLTIAERWEEKAHLCLEARQKHPPATLEAIIHEAENIPVHLPNIQALKEALAKARAWIADVDEIQNGDHYPCLDDLEGLVAVGRDLPVGLEELRQLELQVLTAHSWREKASKTFLKKNSCYTLLEVLCPCADAGSDSTKRSRWMEKELGLYKSDTELLGLSAQDLRDPGSVIVAFKEGEQKEKEGILQLRRTNSAKPSPLASSTTASSASSICVCGQVPAGVGALQCDLCQDWFHGRCVSVPRLLSSPRPSPTSSPLLAWWEWDTKFLCPLCMRSRRPRLETILALLVALQRLPVRLPEGEALQCLTERAISWQGRARQALASEDVTALLGRLAELRQRLQAEPRPEEPPTYPSAPASDPLREGSGKDMPKVQGLLENGDSMTSPEKVAPGEGSDLELLSSLLPQLTGPVLELPEATRAPLEELMLEGDLLEVTLDENHSIWQLLQAGQPPNLERIRTLLELEKAERHGSRARGRALERRRRRKVDRGGEGDDPAREELEPKRVRSSGPEAEEAQEEEELEEETGGEGPPLPTTDSPGTQENQNGLEPALGASSGSSAPFSTLTPRLHVPCPQQPPQQQL, encoded by the exons ATGGAGCCGGGGTCTGACGACTTCCTACCGCCGCCGGAGTGCCCGGTGTTCGAGCCTAGCTGGGCGGAGTTCCGAGACCCTCTCGGCTACATTGCGAAAATCAGGCCCATCGCCGAGAAGTCGGGCATTTGCAAGATCCGCCCACCCGCG GACTGGCAGCCACCCTTTGCTGTAGAAGTGGACAACTTCAGGTTTACTCCCCGAATCCAGAGGCTGAATGAACTAGAG GCCCAGACGAGAGTGAAACTGAACTACTTGGATCAGATTGCCAAATTCTGGGAAATCCAGGGCTCCTCCTTAAAGATTCCCAATGTAGAACGGCGGATCTTGGACCTCTACAGCCTCAGCAAA ATCGTGGTGGAGGAAGGTGGCTACGAAGCCATCTGCAAGGACCGTCGATGGGCTCGGGTGGCCCAGCGCCTCAACTACCCACCAGGCAAAAACATTGGCTCCCTGCTACGCTCCCACTATGAACGCATCGTTTACCCCTATGAGATGTACCAGTCTGGAGCCAACCTGGTG TGCAACACACGTCCATTTGATAATGAGGAGAAGGACAAGGAATACAAACCCCACAGTATCCCCCTTCGACAGTCTGTGCAGCCCTCCAAGTTCAACAGCTATGGCCGGCGAGCCAAGAGACTGCAGCCTGAT cCGGAACCCACAGAGGAAGACATTGAAAAGAATCCTGAGCTGAAGAAGCTTCAGATCTATGGGGCAGGCCCCAAGATGATGGGCCTGGGCCTCATGGCCAAGGATAAGACTCTGCGGAAAAAAG ATAAGGAAGGGCCCGAGTGCCCCCCGACCATAGTGGTGAAGGAGGAGTCAGGTGGGGACGTGAAGGTGGAGTCACCCTCACCCAAGACCTTCCTGGAGAGCAAGGAGGAGCTGAGTCACAGCCCAGAGCCCTGCACCAAGATGACCATGAGGCTGCGGAGGAACCACAGCAATGCCCAGTTT ATTGAGTCATATGTATGCCGAATGTGTTCCCGAGGGGATGAGGATGACAAGCTCCTGCTGTGTGATGGCTGTGATGACAACTACCACATCTTCTGCTTGCTGCCTCCTTTGCCTGAGATTCCCAAGGGTGTCTGGCGGTGCCCAAAGTGTGTCATGGCG GAGTGTAAGCGCCCCCCCGAAGCCTTTGGCTTTGAGCAGGCTACCCGGGAATACACTCTGCAGAGCTTTGGCGAGATGGCTGACTCCTTTAAAGCCGATTACTTCAACATGCCCGTACAC ATGGTGCCCACAGAACTTGTGGAGAAGGAATTCTGGCGGCTGGTGAATAGCATTGAGGAAGATGTGACTGTTGAGTATGGGGCTGACATCCATTCCAAAGAATTTGGTAGCGGTTTCCCCGTCAGTGACAGTAAGCGGCACCTAACCCCTGAGGAGGAG GAGTATGCTACTAGTGGTTGGAACCTGAATGTGATGCCGGTGTTGGAGCAGTCCGTACTGTGCCACATCAATGCAGATATCTCCGGCATGAAGGTGCCCTGGCTCTATGTGGGCATGGTCTTCTCAGCCTTTTGCTGGCATATTGAGGATCACTGGAGTTACTCCATTAACTACCTCCACTG GGGTGAGCCGAAGACCTGGTATGGGGTACCCTCACTTGCAGCAGAACATTTGGAAGAGGTGATGAAGAAGCTGACACCTGAGCTCTTTGATAGCCAGCCTGACCTTCTGCACCAACTTGTCACCCTCATGAATCCCAACACCCTCATGTCCCATGGTGTGCCG GTTGTCCGCACAAACCAGTGTGCAGGAGAATTTGTCATTACCTTCCCTCGTGCTTACCACAGTGGCTTTAACCAAGGCTACAACTTTGCTGAGGCTGTCAACTTTTGCACTGCTGACTGG CTGCCGGCTGGGCGCCAGTGCATTGAGCACTACCGCCGGCTCCGAAGATACTGTGTCTTCTCCCATGAGGAACTCATCTGCAAGATGGCTGCCTGTCCAGAGAAGCTGGACCTGAACCTGGCAGCAGCTGTGCACAAGGAGATGTTCATCATGGTGCAGGAGGAGCGGCGTCTACGAAAGGCCCTGCTAGAGAag GGCATCACGGAAGCTGAGCGAGAGGCTTTTGAGCTGCTCCCGGATGATGAGCGTCAGTGCATCAAGTGCAAGACCACGTGCTTTCTATCAGCCCTAGCCTGCTATGACTGCCCAGACGGCCTTGTCTGCCTTTCCCACATCAATGACCTCTGCAAGTGCTCCAGTAGCCGGCAGTACCTGCG ATATCGGTACACCTTGGATGAGCTCCCTGCCATGCTCCATAAGCTGAAGGTCCGGGCTGAGTCCTTTGACACCTGGGCCAACAAAGTGCGAGTGGCCCTGGAGGTGGAGGATGGGCGGAAGCGCA GCCTTGAAGAGCTGAGGGCACTAGAGTCTGAGGCCCGTGAGCGGAGATTTCCTAACAGTGAGCTGCTGCAGCGACTAAAGAACTGCCTGAGCGAGGCAGAGGCTTGCGTGTCCCGGGCTCTGGGGCTGGTCAGCGGCCAGGAAGCTGG CCCCTACAGGGTGGCTGGTCTACAGATGACCCTGGCTGAGCTCCGGGCCTTTCTGGACCAGATGAACAACCTGCCTTGTGCCATGCACCAGATTGGGGATGTCAAG GGTATTCTGGAACAGGTGGAAGCCTACCAGGTTGAAGCCCGTGAGGCCCTGGCCTCATTGCCCTCCAGTCCGGGGCTCCTGCAGTCCCTGCTGGAGAGAGGGCGGCAGCTGGGGGTGGAGGTACCTGAGGCCCAGCAGCTCCAGCGGCAGGTGGAACAGGCGCGATGGCTGGATGAGATGAAACGCACACTGGCCCCCTCAGCCCGAAGGGGCACCCTGGCTGTCATGCGGGGACTGTTGGTCGCGGGTGCCAGTGTAGCCCCTAGCCCTGCTGTGGACAAGGCCCGAGCTGAACTGCAGGAGCTACTGACCATCGCTGAACGCTGGGAGGAGAAGGCCCATCTCTGCCTGGAGGCCAG GCAGAAGCATCCACCAGCCACGCTTGAGGCCATAATTCATGAGGCAGAAAACATCCCTGTTCACCTGCCCAACATCCAGGCTCTCAAGGAGGCTCTTGCTAAGGCCCGGGCCTGGATTGCTGATGTGGACGAGATCCAA AATGGTGATCACTACCCCTGCCTGGATGACTTGGAGGGCCTGGTGGCTGTTGGCCGGGACCTACCTGTGGGGTTGGAGGAGCTGAGACAGCTAGAGCTGCAGGTACTGACGGCGCACTCCTGGAGGGAGAAGGCTTCCAAGACCTTTCTCAAGAAGAATTCTTGCTACACTCTGCTGGAG GTGCTCTGCCCGTGTGCAGACGCCGGCTCAGACAGCACCAAGCGCAGCCGGTGGATGGAGAAGGAGCTGGGGTTGTACAAATCTGACACAGAGTTGCTGGGGCTGTCTGCGCAGgacctcagggacccaggctctgtG ATCGTGGCCTTCAAGGAGGGGGaacagaaggagaaggagggaatTCTGCAGCTGCGTCGCACCAACTCCGCCAAGCCCAGTCCACTGGCATCATCGACCACAGCTTCCTCTGCATCCTCCATCTGTGTGTGTGGGCAGGTGCCAGCCGGGGTGGGAGCTCTACAGTGTGACCTGTGTCAGGACTGGTTCCATGGGCGATGTGTGTCGGTACCCCGCCTCCTCAGTTCCCCAAGGCCCAGTCCCACCTCATCCCCACTGCTGGCCTGGTGGGAGTGGGACACCAAATTCTTGTGTCCGCTGTGCATGCGCTCACGGCGCCCACGCCTGGAGACCATCCTGGCACTGCTGGTAGCGCTGCAGAGACTGCCTGTGCGGCTGCCTGAGGGTGAGGCCCTGCAGTGCCTCACAGAGAGGGCCATCAGCTGGCAAGGCCGTGCCAGGCAGGCTCTGGCCTCTGAGGATGTGACTGCTCTGTTGGGACGGCTGGCCGAGCTTCGCCAGCGGCTGCAGGCTGAACCCAGGCCCGAGGAGCCCCCTACCTACCCTTCAGCCCCTGCCTCTGACCCTCTCAGAGAAGGCAGTGGCAAGGATATGCCTAAG GTGCAGGGGTTGCTGGAGAATGGAGACAGCATGACCAGTCCTGAGAAGGTAGCCCCGGGGGAGGGCTCAG ACCTGGAGCTGCTGTCCTCGCTGTTGCCACAGTTGACTGGCCCTGTGTTGGAGCTGCCTGAGGCAACCCGGGCCCCCCTGGAGGAGCTCATGTTGGAGGGGGATCTGCTTGAGGTGACCCTGGATGAGAACCACAGCATCTGGCAGCTGCTGCAGGCTGGGCAGCCTCCAAACCTGGAGCGGATCCGCACACTTCtggag CTGGAGAAGGCAGAGCGCCATGGGAGCCGAGCACGGGGCCGGGCGCTggagaggcggcggcggcggaaggTGGATCGGGGTGGGGAGGGCGATGACCCAGCCCGAGAGGAGCTAGAGCCAAAGAGGGTACGGAGCTCAGGGCCAGAGGCTGaggaggcccaggaggaggaggagctggaggaggagacTGGGGGTGAGGGCCCACCCCTGCCCACCACTGACAGCCCCGGCACCCAGGAGAACCAGAATGGCTTGGAGCCGGCGCTAGGGGCCAGTTCAGGCTCCTCGGCCCCTTTCTCCACTTTGACTCCCCGGCTGCACGTGCCCTGCCCGCAGCAGCCGCCTCAGCAACAGTTGTGA
- the KDM5C gene encoding lysine-specific demethylase 5C isoform X6: MEPGSDDFLPPPECPVFEPSWAEFRDPLGYIAKIRPIAEKSGICKIRPPADWQPPFAVEVDNFRFTPRIQRLNELEAQTRVKLNYLDQIAKFWEIQGSSLKIPNVERRILDLYSLSKIVVEEGGYEAICKDRRWARVAQRLNYPPGKNIGSLLRSHYERIVYPYEMYQSGANLVQCNTRPFDNEEKDKEYKPHSIPLRQSVQPSKFNSYGRRAKRLQPDPEPTEEDIEKNPELKKLQIYGAGPKMMGLGLMAKDKTLRKKDKEGPECPPTIVVKEESGGDVKVESPSPKTFLESKEELSHSPEPCTKMTMRLRRNHSNAQFIESYVCRMCSRGDEDDKLLLCDGCDDNYHIFCLLPPLPEIPKGVWRCPKCVMAECKRPPEAFGFEQATREYTLQSFGEMADSFKADYFNMPVHMVPTELVEKEFWRLVNSIEEDVTVEYGADIHSKEFGSGFPVSDSKRHLTPEEEEYATSGWNLNVMPVLEQSVLCHINADISGMKVPWLYVGMVFSAFCWHIEDHWSYSINYLHWGEPKTWYGVPSLAAEHLEEVMKKLTPELFDSQPDLLHQLVTLMNPNTLMSHGVPVVRTNQCAGEFVITFPRAYHSGFNQGYNFAEAVNFCTADWLPAGRQCIEHYRRLRRYCVFSHEELICKMAACPEKLDLNLAAAVHKEMFIMVQEERRLRKALLEKGITEAEREAFELLPDDERQCIKCKTTCFLSALACYDCPDGLVCLSHINDLCKCSSSRQYLRYRYTLDELPAMLHKLKVRAESFDTWANKVRVALEVEDGRKRSLEELRALESEARERRFPNSELLQRLKNCLSEAEACVSRALGLVSGQEAGPYRVAGLQMTLAELRAFLDQMNNLPCAMHQIGDVKGILEQVEAYQVEAREALASLPSSPGLLQSLLERGRQLGVEVPEAQQLQRQVEQARWLDEMKRTLAPSARRGTLAVMRGLLVAGASVAPSPAVDKARAELQELLTIAERWEEKAHLCLEARQKHPPATLEAIIHEAENIPVHLPNIQALKEALAKARAWIADVDEIQNGDHYPCLDDLEGLVAVGRDLPVGLEELRQLELQVLTAHSWREKASKTFLKKNSCYTLLEVLCPCADAGSDSTKRSRWMEKELGLYKSDTELLGLSAQDLRDPGSVIVAFKEGEQKEKEGILQLRRTNSAKPSPLASSTTASSASSICVCGQVPAGVGALQCDLCQDWFHGRCVSVPRLLSSPRPSPTSSPLLAWWEWDTKFLCPLCMRSRRPRLETILALLVALQRLPVRLPEGEALQCLTERAISWQGRARQALASEDVTALLGRLAELRQRLQAEPRPEEPPTYPSAPASDPLREGSGKDMPKGLLENGDSMTSPEKVAPGEGSDLELLSSLLPQLTGPVLELPEATRAPLEELMLEGDLLEVTLDENHSIWQLLQAGQPPNLERIRTLLELEKAERHGSRARGRALERRRRRKVDRGGEGDDPAREELEPKRVRSSGPEAEEAQEEEELEEETGGEGPPLPTTDSPGTQENQNGLEPALGASSGSSAPFSTLTPRLHVPCPQQPPQQQL, encoded by the exons ATGGAGCCGGGGTCTGACGACTTCCTACCGCCGCCGGAGTGCCCGGTGTTCGAGCCTAGCTGGGCGGAGTTCCGAGACCCTCTCGGCTACATTGCGAAAATCAGGCCCATCGCCGAGAAGTCGGGCATTTGCAAGATCCGCCCACCCGCG GACTGGCAGCCACCCTTTGCTGTAGAAGTGGACAACTTCAGGTTTACTCCCCGAATCCAGAGGCTGAATGAACTAGAG GCCCAGACGAGAGTGAAACTGAACTACTTGGATCAGATTGCCAAATTCTGGGAAATCCAGGGCTCCTCCTTAAAGATTCCCAATGTAGAACGGCGGATCTTGGACCTCTACAGCCTCAGCAAA ATCGTGGTGGAGGAAGGTGGCTACGAAGCCATCTGCAAGGACCGTCGATGGGCTCGGGTGGCCCAGCGCCTCAACTACCCACCAGGCAAAAACATTGGCTCCCTGCTACGCTCCCACTATGAACGCATCGTTTACCCCTATGAGATGTACCAGTCTGGAGCCAACCTGGTG CAGTGCAACACACGTCCATTTGATAATGAGGAGAAGGACAAGGAATACAAACCCCACAGTATCCCCCTTCGACAGTCTGTGCAGCCCTCCAAGTTCAACAGCTATGGCCGGCGAGCCAAGAGACTGCAGCCTGAT cCGGAACCCACAGAGGAAGACATTGAAAAGAATCCTGAGCTGAAGAAGCTTCAGATCTATGGGGCAGGCCCCAAGATGATGGGCCTGGGCCTCATGGCCAAGGATAAGACTCTGCGGAAAAAAG ATAAGGAAGGGCCCGAGTGCCCCCCGACCATAGTGGTGAAGGAGGAGTCAGGTGGGGACGTGAAGGTGGAGTCACCCTCACCCAAGACCTTCCTGGAGAGCAAGGAGGAGCTGAGTCACAGCCCAGAGCCCTGCACCAAGATGACCATGAGGCTGCGGAGGAACCACAGCAATGCCCAGTTT ATTGAGTCATATGTATGCCGAATGTGTTCCCGAGGGGATGAGGATGACAAGCTCCTGCTGTGTGATGGCTGTGATGACAACTACCACATCTTCTGCTTGCTGCCTCCTTTGCCTGAGATTCCCAAGGGTGTCTGGCGGTGCCCAAAGTGTGTCATGGCG GAGTGTAAGCGCCCCCCCGAAGCCTTTGGCTTTGAGCAGGCTACCCGGGAATACACTCTGCAGAGCTTTGGCGAGATGGCTGACTCCTTTAAAGCCGATTACTTCAACATGCCCGTACAC ATGGTGCCCACAGAACTTGTGGAGAAGGAATTCTGGCGGCTGGTGAATAGCATTGAGGAAGATGTGACTGTTGAGTATGGGGCTGACATCCATTCCAAAGAATTTGGTAGCGGTTTCCCCGTCAGTGACAGTAAGCGGCACCTAACCCCTGAGGAGGAG GAGTATGCTACTAGTGGTTGGAACCTGAATGTGATGCCGGTGTTGGAGCAGTCCGTACTGTGCCACATCAATGCAGATATCTCCGGCATGAAGGTGCCCTGGCTCTATGTGGGCATGGTCTTCTCAGCCTTTTGCTGGCATATTGAGGATCACTGGAGTTACTCCATTAACTACCTCCACTG GGGTGAGCCGAAGACCTGGTATGGGGTACCCTCACTTGCAGCAGAACATTTGGAAGAGGTGATGAAGAAGCTGACACCTGAGCTCTTTGATAGCCAGCCTGACCTTCTGCACCAACTTGTCACCCTCATGAATCCCAACACCCTCATGTCCCATGGTGTGCCG GTTGTCCGCACAAACCAGTGTGCAGGAGAATTTGTCATTACCTTCCCTCGTGCTTACCACAGTGGCTTTAACCAAGGCTACAACTTTGCTGAGGCTGTCAACTTTTGCACTGCTGACTGG CTGCCGGCTGGGCGCCAGTGCATTGAGCACTACCGCCGGCTCCGAAGATACTGTGTCTTCTCCCATGAGGAACTCATCTGCAAGATGGCTGCCTGTCCAGAGAAGCTGGACCTGAACCTGGCAGCAGCTGTGCACAAGGAGATGTTCATCATGGTGCAGGAGGAGCGGCGTCTACGAAAGGCCCTGCTAGAGAag GGCATCACGGAAGCTGAGCGAGAGGCTTTTGAGCTGCTCCCGGATGATGAGCGTCAGTGCATCAAGTGCAAGACCACGTGCTTTCTATCAGCCCTAGCCTGCTATGACTGCCCAGACGGCCTTGTCTGCCTTTCCCACATCAATGACCTCTGCAAGTGCTCCAGTAGCCGGCAGTACCTGCG ATATCGGTACACCTTGGATGAGCTCCCTGCCATGCTCCATAAGCTGAAGGTCCGGGCTGAGTCCTTTGACACCTGGGCCAACAAAGTGCGAGTGGCCCTGGAGGTGGAGGATGGGCGGAAGCGCA GCCTTGAAGAGCTGAGGGCACTAGAGTCTGAGGCCCGTGAGCGGAGATTTCCTAACAGTGAGCTGCTGCAGCGACTAAAGAACTGCCTGAGCGAGGCAGAGGCTTGCGTGTCCCGGGCTCTGGGGCTGGTCAGCGGCCAGGAAGCTGG CCCCTACAGGGTGGCTGGTCTACAGATGACCCTGGCTGAGCTCCGGGCCTTTCTGGACCAGATGAACAACCTGCCTTGTGCCATGCACCAGATTGGGGATGTCAAG GGTATTCTGGAACAGGTGGAAGCCTACCAGGTTGAAGCCCGTGAGGCCCTGGCCTCATTGCCCTCCAGTCCGGGGCTCCTGCAGTCCCTGCTGGAGAGAGGGCGGCAGCTGGGGGTGGAGGTACCTGAGGCCCAGCAGCTCCAGCGGCAGGTGGAACAGGCGCGATGGCTGGATGAGATGAAACGCACACTGGCCCCCTCAGCCCGAAGGGGCACCCTGGCTGTCATGCGGGGACTGTTGGTCGCGGGTGCCAGTGTAGCCCCTAGCCCTGCTGTGGACAAGGCCCGAGCTGAACTGCAGGAGCTACTGACCATCGCTGAACGCTGGGAGGAGAAGGCCCATCTCTGCCTGGAGGCCAG GCAGAAGCATCCACCAGCCACGCTTGAGGCCATAATTCATGAGGCAGAAAACATCCCTGTTCACCTGCCCAACATCCAGGCTCTCAAGGAGGCTCTTGCTAAGGCCCGGGCCTGGATTGCTGATGTGGACGAGATCCAA AATGGTGATCACTACCCCTGCCTGGATGACTTGGAGGGCCTGGTGGCTGTTGGCCGGGACCTACCTGTGGGGTTGGAGGAGCTGAGACAGCTAGAGCTGCAGGTACTGACGGCGCACTCCTGGAGGGAGAAGGCTTCCAAGACCTTTCTCAAGAAGAATTCTTGCTACACTCTGCTGGAG GTGCTCTGCCCGTGTGCAGACGCCGGCTCAGACAGCACCAAGCGCAGCCGGTGGATGGAGAAGGAGCTGGGGTTGTACAAATCTGACACAGAGTTGCTGGGGCTGTCTGCGCAGgacctcagggacccaggctctgtG ATCGTGGCCTTCAAGGAGGGGGaacagaaggagaaggagggaatTCTGCAGCTGCGTCGCACCAACTCCGCCAAGCCCAGTCCACTGGCATCATCGACCACAGCTTCCTCTGCATCCTCCATCTGTGTGTGTGGGCAGGTGCCAGCCGGGGTGGGAGCTCTACAGTGTGACCTGTGTCAGGACTGGTTCCATGGGCGATGTGTGTCGGTACCCCGCCTCCTCAGTTCCCCAAGGCCCAGTCCCACCTCATCCCCACTGCTGGCCTGGTGGGAGTGGGACACCAAATTCTTGTGTCCGCTGTGCATGCGCTCACGGCGCCCACGCCTGGAGACCATCCTGGCACTGCTGGTAGCGCTGCAGAGACTGCCTGTGCGGCTGCCTGAGGGTGAGGCCCTGCAGTGCCTCACAGAGAGGGCCATCAGCTGGCAAGGCCGTGCCAGGCAGGCTCTGGCCTCTGAGGATGTGACTGCTCTGTTGGGACGGCTGGCCGAGCTTCGCCAGCGGCTGCAGGCTGAACCCAGGCCCGAGGAGCCCCCTACCTACCCTTCAGCCCCTGCCTCTGACCCTCTCAGAGAAGGCAGTGGCAAGGATATGCCTAAG GGGTTGCTGGAGAATGGAGACAGCATGACCAGTCCTGAGAAGGTAGCCCCGGGGGAGGGCTCAG ACCTGGAGCTGCTGTCCTCGCTGTTGCCACAGTTGACTGGCCCTGTGTTGGAGCTGCCTGAGGCAACCCGGGCCCCCCTGGAGGAGCTCATGTTGGAGGGGGATCTGCTTGAGGTGACCCTGGATGAGAACCACAGCATCTGGCAGCTGCTGCAGGCTGGGCAGCCTCCAAACCTGGAGCGGATCCGCACACTTCtggag CTGGAGAAGGCAGAGCGCCATGGGAGCCGAGCACGGGGCCGGGCGCTggagaggcggcggcggcggaaggTGGATCGGGGTGGGGAGGGCGATGACCCAGCCCGAGAGGAGCTAGAGCCAAAGAGGGTACGGAGCTCAGGGCCAGAGGCTGaggaggcccaggaggaggaggagctggaggaggagacTGGGGGTGAGGGCCCACCCCTGCCCACCACTGACAGCCCCGGCACCCAGGAGAACCAGAATGGCTTGGAGCCGGCGCTAGGGGCCAGTTCAGGCTCCTCGGCCCCTTTCTCCACTTTGACTCCCCGGCTGCACGTGCCCTGCCCGCAGCAGCCGCCTCAGCAACAGTTGTGA